A single genomic interval of Luteolibacter arcticus harbors:
- a CDS encoding GspE/PulE family protein yields the protein MTELLIDPARRSGCPDLGKLEEVLEGASVRQRSPIDDVLDAGVVDEEPYMRELAAELGMEWLENIQYPETPLPLREACGPRVALRHRLLPVEMLGEGEDRRLKLATFDPFNLVARQAVAQEIEMPVEWCMASRRRIHESLRRLYGVGADTFEQILEGRDLDYDNLESHDEANVIDADEDEEASVVKFVNQIIREALEQRATDIHVEPLADNLRIRYRIDGKLLAVTVPENIKALQSSVIARLKIMSRLDIAERRLPQDGRINLQFEGRTIDVRVATVPTVEGESVALRLLNQEKFNLEKLGMEHHVRSKIENLLNISNGIILITGPTGSGKSTSLYSFLSEINHPDRRIVTIEDPVENKLSGVMQIAVKSDIGLTFAAGLRSILRADPNVVMIGEIRDLETAEIAIRASLTGHLVFSTLHTNDALGGISRLIDMGVEPFLVSAAVRAFLAQRLVRRLCPHCKVPRELSLDDRRDLGIPMNLDGQPYVAKGCDRCRNTGFQGRLAIYEVVVLSQAMQDMVAHGASAPDIRAQSIKEGFVPMRGYGWIKVMQGLTTIEEVISVTSTDIATE from the coding sequence ATGACCGAATTGTTGATCGACCCCGCCCGCCGTAGCGGATGCCCGGATTTGGGAAAGCTTGAGGAAGTGTTGGAGGGCGCGAGCGTCCGCCAGCGCTCGCCCATTGATGACGTGCTGGATGCAGGCGTGGTCGATGAAGAGCCGTACATGCGGGAATTGGCCGCCGAGCTGGGCATGGAGTGGCTGGAAAACATCCAGTATCCGGAAACCCCGCTGCCGCTCCGCGAAGCCTGCGGCCCCCGGGTTGCCCTTCGCCACCGGCTTTTGCCCGTCGAAATGCTCGGGGAAGGGGAGGACAGGCGCCTGAAGCTGGCCACCTTCGATCCTTTCAATCTGGTCGCCCGGCAGGCCGTCGCCCAGGAAATCGAGATGCCGGTCGAGTGGTGCATGGCTTCCCGCCGTCGCATCCACGAGTCCCTCCGCCGCCTTTACGGGGTGGGTGCCGATACCTTCGAGCAGATCCTGGAAGGTCGCGACCTCGACTACGACAATCTCGAAAGCCACGACGAGGCAAACGTCATCGACGCCGATGAGGACGAGGAGGCTAGCGTCGTCAAATTTGTCAACCAGATCATCCGTGAAGCGCTGGAGCAGCGCGCGACTGACATTCACGTCGAGCCACTGGCCGACAACCTGCGCATCCGCTACCGCATCGACGGCAAGCTGCTGGCGGTGACGGTGCCGGAAAACATCAAGGCGCTGCAAAGCTCGGTGATCGCCCGTCTGAAGATCATGTCGCGCCTCGACATCGCCGAGCGCCGCCTGCCGCAGGACGGACGTATCAACCTCCAGTTCGAAGGCCGCACCATCGACGTCCGCGTCGCCACCGTGCCGACGGTCGAGGGCGAGAGCGTCGCACTCCGTCTCCTCAACCAGGAGAAGTTCAACTTGGAGAAGCTGGGCATGGAGCACCATGTCCGCTCGAAGATCGAGAACCTGCTGAACATTTCCAACGGCATCATCCTGATCACCGGCCCGACCGGTTCGGGTAAGTCGACCAGCCTTTACTCCTTCCTCAGCGAGATCAACCACCCGGACCGCCGCATCGTTACGATCGAGGACCCGGTGGAAAACAAGCTCTCCGGGGTGATGCAGATCGCGGTGAAGTCGGACATCGGCCTGACCTTCGCCGCCGGTCTCCGCTCGATCCTGCGTGCCGACCCGAACGTGGTGATGATCGGGGAAATTCGTGACCTTGAGACCGCGGAAATCGCCATCCGCGCCTCGTTGACCGGTCACTTGGTGTTCTCCACGCTTCACACCAATGACGCGCTCGGCGGCATCAGCCGTCTGATCGACATGGGCGTGGAGCCATTCCTGGTTTCCGCCGCCGTCCGCGCCTTCCTCGCCCAGCGCCTCGTCCGCCGCCTCTGCCCGCACTGCAAGGTGCCGCGCGAGCTGAGCCTGGACGATCGCCGCGACCTCGGCATCCCGATGAACCTCGATGGTCAGCCCTACGTGGCCAAGGGCTGCGACCGCTGCCGCAATACCGGTTTCCAAGGCCGTCTCGCGATCTACGAAGTGGTGGTGCTCAGCCAAGCCATGCAGGACATGGTGGCCCACGGGGCCAGTGCGCCGGACATCCGCGCGCAATCGATCAAGGAAGGCTTCGTCCCGATGCGCGGCTACGGCTGGATCAAGGTGATGCAGGGCCTCACGACCATCGAGGAGGTCATCTCCGTTACCTCCACCGACATCGCCACCGAGTGA
- the lpxA gene encoding acyl-ACP--UDP-N-acetylglucosamine O-acyltransferase — protein MPTIHPTAQISPDAELAGDVSVGPFTVIEGPVKLAAGVKIGGHAWISGRTSIGEGTSVGWGAVVGADPQDLSFDPETDSGVEIGPRNTLREYVTIHRGSKSGARTVIGEGNLLMTGAHLAHDVRLGDGNILANSVLLAGHVHVGNRAFLGGGAGFHQFIRVGDLAMVQGLTAVSQDVPPFCTAYGINQLAGLNTVGLRRAGFSADERAAVKRAYKLLFQSGLSREIALKEAFALEWPEPAARFLAAIATPSKKGVMSP, from the coding sequence GTGCCGACAATCCACCCGACCGCCCAGATTTCGCCCGATGCGGAGCTCGCTGGCGACGTCAGTGTGGGCCCCTTCACCGTGATCGAAGGGCCCGTGAAACTGGCTGCCGGGGTGAAAATCGGCGGCCACGCCTGGATTTCCGGCCGCACTAGCATCGGCGAAGGGACCAGCGTCGGCTGGGGAGCCGTGGTTGGGGCGGATCCGCAGGACCTCTCCTTCGACCCCGAGACGGATTCGGGGGTGGAGATCGGGCCGCGCAACACGCTGCGCGAGTATGTGACGATCCACCGCGGCTCGAAGTCCGGCGCCCGCACCGTCATTGGCGAGGGCAACCTCCTGATGACCGGTGCCCACCTGGCCCACGATGTCCGGCTGGGCGACGGCAACATCCTCGCGAACAGCGTCCTGCTGGCGGGGCATGTCCATGTCGGAAACCGCGCCTTCCTCGGCGGTGGCGCGGGTTTTCATCAATTCATCCGGGTCGGCGATCTCGCCATGGTCCAAGGTCTGACCGCGGTCAGCCAAGATGTACCACCGTTTTGCACGGCCTACGGAATCAATCAGCTCGCAGGCCTGAATACCGTGGGCCTGCGCCGGGCCGGCTTCAGCGCCGATGAAAGAGCAGCGGTAAAACGCGCATACAAACTTTTGTTTCAATCGGGACTGAGCCGCGAAATCGCCTTGAAGGAAGCATTTGCGCTGGAATGGCCCGAGCCCGCCGCTCGCTTCTTGGCCGCCATCGCAACTCCCTCGAAAAAGGGCGTGATGAGTCCCTAG
- the dacB gene encoding D-alanyl-D-alanine carboxypeptidase/D-alanyl-D-alanine endopeptidase, with translation MKAAAVIGGIFAVTGWAVAAWLLLDNAGRLVPLEVELRGSAGPSPTSVAASPGVTQPGDGVRSLLEEIYRDWAADPSLAGASIGFCLLDEDGGTEFASPLASNALCPASALKTVTTAAALELLGPDFRFTTMVVSDVEITPAGVLDGDLRLSSTGDPTFSSANLEALADAVIKAGLKQVNGKLEIDGADFHEPPVNDHWNWGDIGNAYGAGAYGINLDHNRITLRFQPAAAEGQAATLLNPEITTKDTRWNNEVVTGPDGTGDRVVIYSSPFGRAITLRGSVPLGESNFAVNGALPDPPAKVEELFQAKLAAAGVKFLGRKIPMRSGIAPLAFHDSKPLPEIIDHLHKVSDNLEAQCLFLTIGRQKDADPAAAYAIRRHWESRGVEFKGLRLIDGSGLARANMIRPLDLAKVNHLARRGPQGERFRQSLTAYLDGRVRSKLGAMSGVKTDVGFITMADGRELTFCLMANGVNPELNFWTLRDKLLLAVSSADSK, from the coding sequence GTGAAAGCGGCCGCTGTCATCGGCGGAATCTTCGCGGTAACTGGTTGGGCCGTTGCGGCGTGGCTCCTGTTGGACAATGCGGGCCGGCTGGTTCCGCTGGAGGTCGAGCTTCGAGGCTCGGCCGGGCCGTCCCCGACTTCGGTCGCGGCTTCGCCGGGAGTGACGCAGCCGGGCGATGGCGTCCGTTCCCTCCTTGAGGAGATCTATCGCGATTGGGCTGCCGATCCTTCGCTGGCAGGAGCATCCATCGGCTTCTGCCTGCTGGATGAGGACGGCGGCACCGAATTCGCCTCGCCGCTCGCGTCGAACGCCCTGTGCCCGGCTTCGGCGCTGAAGACGGTGACCACCGCAGCCGCGCTGGAGCTGTTAGGTCCCGACTTCCGCTTCACCACGATGGTGGTATCGGATGTCGAAATCACTCCGGCAGGGGTGCTCGATGGTGATCTGAGGCTCAGCAGCACCGGTGACCCTACGTTCTCTTCAGCTAACCTCGAAGCCCTTGCGGATGCCGTGATCAAGGCCGGCTTGAAGCAAGTGAACGGCAAGCTTGAGATCGATGGTGCGGATTTTCACGAACCGCCCGTCAACGACCACTGGAATTGGGGGGACATTGGGAATGCCTATGGTGCGGGAGCGTATGGCATCAATCTCGATCACAATCGCATCACGCTTCGTTTTCAACCAGCCGCCGCCGAAGGGCAGGCGGCGACTTTGCTGAACCCGGAGATCACCACGAAGGACACGCGTTGGAACAACGAGGTCGTTACCGGCCCGGATGGCACCGGCGACCGGGTAGTCATCTACTCCAGCCCATTTGGCCGGGCGATTACGTTGCGTGGCTCTGTACCGCTGGGGGAAAGCAATTTCGCGGTGAATGGTGCGCTGCCCGATCCTCCGGCAAAGGTGGAAGAGCTTTTTCAAGCGAAGCTTGCTGCCGCGGGAGTGAAGTTCCTCGGGCGGAAGATCCCGATGCGATCCGGCATCGCGCCGCTGGCCTTTCATGACTCCAAGCCCCTGCCGGAGATCATCGACCACCTCCACAAGGTTAGCGACAATCTCGAAGCCCAATGCCTTTTTCTAACAATCGGTCGCCAGAAAGATGCTGACCCTGCCGCCGCCTATGCCATCCGCCGACACTGGGAAAGCCGTGGCGTGGAATTCAAGGGCTTGCGCCTGATTGATGGCAGCGGTCTCGCCCGCGCGAATATGATCCGGCCGCTTGATCTCGCGAAGGTGAACCATCTTGCGCGGCGGGGGCCGCAGGGCGAGCGGTTTCGGCAAAGCCTGACTGCTTACCTTGATGGCCGCGTTCGTTCGAAGCTCGGTGCGATGTCCGGCGTGAAGACGGATGTCGGCTTCATCACGATGGCGGATGGCCGCGAATTGACCTTCTGCTTGATGGCCAATGGCGTGAATCCGGAGCTGAATTTCTGGACCCTGCGCGACAAGCTGTTGCTCGCGGTGTCATCGGCTGATTCGAAGTAA
- a CDS encoding type II secretion system F family protein, which produces MPLFAYKALSSSGGVQTGEVDAADRPEALRVLDKRGLQPVSLKESASAAATAKKKAKEAAPAAKAAPAPKSSPSAKPTLKAPAKSTEEKAPEGPLKLKRAEVIMFTEELSDMLAAGLQLEPALKSMEGRQELGGLKDVASRVRQLVRDGMNFSTAIKRVSPSFGPLYCSLAAAGEASGALDEILRRQAHYLKTLAELQSRLILAMIYPAFLILAGIGVSIVFVTTLIPQLTTLIESTPGGKLPGPIKFMVTGSDFLKSYWYIILIVLAAGGLFFKAWKDNPANTMAWHRFKLRAPLMGPVVTSRFYVQFLETMANLAGNGLPLLRALELSRDATQNLSLRNELNTVIDQVGDGRAFSKALIRTGAFPPLLIDMVSVGEQTGKLDMALRRAAERYDKELDKSLSRIMALIMPTILIIMASLIGTMAYLMITAIFQTIKNLGA; this is translated from the coding sequence GTGCCCCTTTTCGCCTATAAAGCCCTCAGTTCCTCCGGCGGTGTCCAGACCGGGGAGGTGGATGCTGCGGATCGCCCGGAAGCCTTGCGCGTGCTCGACAAGCGCGGCCTCCAGCCGGTGAGCCTGAAGGAAAGCGCCTCTGCCGCGGCCACGGCCAAGAAGAAGGCCAAGGAAGCCGCGCCCGCCGCGAAAGCGGCACCGGCTCCCAAGTCCTCGCCCTCTGCCAAGCCGACCCTGAAGGCCCCGGCGAAGAGTACCGAGGAAAAGGCTCCGGAAGGACCGCTCAAGCTCAAGCGGGCCGAGGTGATCATGTTCACCGAAGAGCTCTCCGACATGCTCGCCGCGGGCCTGCAGCTCGAGCCGGCGCTCAAGTCAATGGAGGGCCGCCAGGAACTCGGCGGCTTGAAGGACGTCGCCAGCCGCGTGCGGCAACTCGTGCGCGATGGCATGAATTTCTCCACCGCGATCAAGCGGGTGAGCCCGAGCTTCGGCCCGCTCTATTGCTCGCTGGCTGCGGCCGGTGAGGCTTCCGGCGCGCTGGACGAAATTCTCCGGCGCCAGGCCCATTACCTGAAGACCCTCGCCGAACTGCAGAGCCGGCTCATCCTCGCGATGATCTATCCGGCCTTCCTGATCCTCGCGGGCATCGGGGTGTCGATCGTTTTCGTCACCACTCTCATTCCCCAGCTCACCACGCTGATCGAGAGCACGCCGGGCGGCAAGCTGCCGGGTCCGATCAAGTTCATGGTGACCGGCTCGGATTTCCTCAAGTCTTACTGGTACATCATCCTCATCGTGCTCGCCGCCGGGGGGCTGTTCTTCAAGGCGTGGAAGGATAATCCGGCCAACACGATGGCTTGGCACCGCTTCAAGCTGCGCGCTCCGCTGATGGGGCCAGTGGTCACGAGCCGCTTCTACGTCCAGTTCCTGGAAACGATGGCCAACCTCGCCGGCAACGGCCTGCCACTCCTGCGCGCCTTGGAGTTGTCGCGCGACGCTACCCAGAACCTCTCCCTGCGCAATGAGCTGAATACGGTCATCGACCAGGTCGGCGACGGCCGGGCGTTTTCGAAGGCGCTCATTCGCACTGGTGCTTTCCCGCCGCTGCTGATCGACATGGTCTCGGTCGGTGAACAGACCGGCAAACTCGACATGGCGTTGCGCCGTGCCGCCGAGCGCTACGACAAGGAACTCGACAAGAGTCTTTCCCGGATCATGGCGCTGATCATGCCGACCATCCTCATCATCATGGCCAGCCTGATCGGCACGATGGCCTACCTGATGATCACGGCCATCTTCCAGACGATCAAGAATCTGGGGGCGTGA